The following are encoded together in the Juglans microcarpa x Juglans regia isolate MS1-56 chromosome 2D, Jm3101_v1.0, whole genome shotgun sequence genome:
- the LOC121248327 gene encoding tRNA (guanosine(18)-2'-O)-methyltransferase, which translates to MNAYKSLVGTSLTSLGCSLRSNRAASSPISFRPLTSFSSLLSLPLGLRIVCCRVPSRSYASSAEGAAISIEATGFADQLLSTNPNLETPDEGLLNDTVEHLLANPDDVARLMKMERRSINLDGGQSVRTSRWFPYLDRFRCGTDEYLSSGEVLEALSPYISDVRKERFRNVVRNRSYSVCLVVEGLCDFGNVSAVFRSADALGFQSVHVVSCDSKRYRNNRHVSMGAEKWLDIELWNSTLECFNFLRSRGYRIATTHVGMDAVSVYEMDWSCPTAIVVGNENRGISEEALELSDLHCSIPMKGMVDSFNVSVAAGILMHHAVCNRMSRLGCHGDLTMEQSQILLAEFSLRHSRSAISIANEYAKRKAGMFTPKL; encoded by the exons ATGAACGCCTACAAATCCCTGGTCGGTACATCTCTTACTTCGCTCGGATGCAGTCTCCGAAGTAATCGAGCAGCCTCCTCTCCGATCTCCTTTCGACCTCTTACTTCCTTCTCTTCcctcctctctcttcctctcg GGCTCAGAATCGTATGCTGCAGAGTTCCTTCCAGATCTTATGCGTCTTCCGCTGAAGGAGCCGCGATTTCAATTGAAGCCACAGGTTTCGCGGACCAACTTCTTTCCACAAACCCAAACCTCGAGACACCGGATGAGGGACTTTTAAACGACACCGTCGAACACCTCCTTGCAAACCCTGACGACGTCGCAAGACTAATGAAGATGGAGCGCCGGTCCATCAATCTCGATGGAGGCCAATCCGTACGAACCAGTCGGTGGTTCCCGTACCTCGACAGGTTCAGGTGCGGGACTGATGAGTATTTGAGCAGCGGTGAGGTGCTGGAGGCACTTAGTCCGTACATATCGGATGTGAGGAAGGAGAGATTCCGGAATGTAGTGAGGAATCGGAGCTATTCGGTCTGCTTGGTAGTCGAAGGTCTTTGTGATTTCGGCAATGTTTCAGCTGTGTTTCGGTCCGCCGACGCCCTTGGGTTTCAATCGGTCCATGTTGTCTCGTGCGACTCGAAAAG GTATAGAAACAATCGCCATGTTAGCATGGGTGCAGAGAAATGGTTAGACATTGAACTTTGGAACTCCACCCTAGAGTGCTTTAATTTTCTTAGATCGCGTGGTTATCGAATTGCAACAACGCATGTGGGAATGGATGCG GTATCCGTTTACGAGATGGATTGGTCATGCCCAACTGCAATTGTGGTGGGGAACGAGAACAG GGGGATAAGTGAGGAGGCCCTGGAGTTATCAGATTTGCATTGCAGTATTCCAATGAAAGGCATGGTAGACTCTTTCAATGTGTCAGTTGCTGCTGGCATCCTTATGCATCATGCTGTTTGCAACAGAATGTCACGCCTG GGCTGTCATGGTGATCTGACAATGGAACAAAGCCAAATCCTACTTGCAGAGTTTTCTCTGCGTCATAGCAGGAGTGCGATTAGCATTGCCAATGAGTATGCTAAGCGAAAGGCCGGCATGTTCACCCCTAAGCTTTGA
- the LOC121248308 gene encoding probable mitochondrial saccharopine dehydrogenase-like oxidoreductase At5g39410, producing MQENQERNTFLYDLIILGASGFTGRYVVKEALRFLDHPPLKTLALAGRNPTKLTQTLRWASHPNPPPRIPVLTFNTSDPQSLLSLCQQTKLVLNCVGPFRLYGEPVVAACVETGCDYLDICGEPEFMERMEAKYGEKAAETGSLIISACGFDSVPAELGLMFNSRQWVEPAVPNRVEAYLSLESEKRIAGNFGTYESAVLGVANVESLQELRRSRPRRARPVIPGPTPPKGPLIEHQKKIGVWAVKLPSADSIVVRRTLASVTENPGGLPGVNESVEQIEKREAFWSTVKPAYFGVKIGSKSVLGVLRFITVGVIMGLLGKTAVGRWLLLNFPSIFSLGWFRKKGPSDDEVRSASFKMWFVGHGFSNGSLASQGNRKPDMEIITRVMGPEIGYLTTPIILLQCALILLIQRENLPRGGVLTPGIVFGPTDLQERLQENGISFDIISKTALSP from the exons atgcaagaaaatcaagaacgAAATACTTTCCTCTACGACCTGATAATTCTGGGAGCCTCAGGCTTCACAGGCAGGTACGTAGTGAAAGAAGCCCTCAGATTCCTCGATCACCCACCACTGAAGACCCTAGCCCTAGCCGGGCGCAACCCCACTAAACTGACACAAACCCTTCGATGGGCCTCCCACCCCAACCCCCCACCCCGCATTCCCGTCCTCACCTTCAACACCTCCGACCCCCAATCCCTTCTTTCCCTTTGCCAACAAACCAAGCTCGTGCTCAATTGCGTCGGGCCGTTCCGCCTCTACGGCGAGCCCGTAGTGGCCGCCTGCGTTGAGACTGGGTGTGATTATTTGGACATATGTGGGGAGCCCGAGTTCATGGAGCGGATGGAGGCCAAGTACGGCGAGAAGGCGGCGGAGACGGGTTCTTTGATCATTTCGGCATGTGGGTTCGATTCAGTTCCAGCTGAATTGGGCTTGATGTTCAACTCGAGGCAGTGGGTGGAGCCGGCAGTGCCGAACCGGGTTGAGGCGTATCTGAGCTTGGAGTCTGAGAAGAGGATTGCCGGGAATTTTGGGACTTATGAGTCGGCAGTGCTGGGCGTGGCCAATGTGGAGAGTTTGCAGGAGCTGAGGCGGTCAAGACCGAGAAGAGCTAGACCGGTG ATTCCTGGTCCTACACCTCCCAAAGGACCTCTTATAGAGCATCAGAAAAAGATTGGGGTTTGGGCCGTAAAGCTACCTTCAGCAGATTCTATTGTTGTTCGAAGAACACTGGCATCTGTGACAGAAAACCCCGGTGGACTTCCAGGAGTTAATGAGAGTGTTGAACAGATTGAGAAGAGGGAGGCCTTCTGGTCAACTGTGAAGCCAGCTTATTTTGGGGTAAAGATAGGCTCCAAATCTGTACTGGGAGTCTTGCGATTCATCACTGTTGGGGTGATTATGGGGCTTCTGGGTAAAACTGCTGTTGGAAGGTGGCTTCTCTTAAACTTTCCCTCAATTTTCAGCCTTGGATGGTTCAGGAAAAAGGGTCCCTCTGATGATGAGGTCAGAAGTGCTTCATTTAAGATGTGGTTCGTCGGGCATGGTTTTAGCAATGGCAGTCTTGCTTCTCAGGGAAACAGGAAACCTGATATGGAAATAATAACAAGAGTAATGGGACCCGAGATCGGCTATCTGACCACCCCAATAATCCTCCTTCAGTGTGCGCTTATTCTTCTGATCCAGCGAGAAAACCTACCAAGGGGAGGGGTATTGACTCCAGGAATTGTATTTGGCCCAACCGATCTCCAAGAACGACTTCAAGAGAACGGAATATCTTTTGATATCATTTCAAAGACCGCTCTTTCTCCATGA
- the LOC121248310 gene encoding F-box protein At5g07670-like isoform X1 yields the protein MQLQSLSSHTINSPQISKTLTPSVSKSDPTLLLPDPLLLKILAELPDSQSKPNSLVCKRWLNLQGRLVRSLKLLDWHFLESGRLVFRFPNLTHVDLVSGCLVSPRNSGILLSHRVVSVHIGSTFSKTWKVCEDSLLPAEVIDMGLNVLASGCPNLRKLAVIGASEVGLLNVAEECSTLQELELHKCGDDALRSIAACTNLQVLKLVGNVDGFFSSMLSDIGLTILARGCKRLVTLELHGCEGSFDGIKAIGQCCLMLEELTICDHRMDSGWLAGLSYCENLKTLKFQSCKGIDPSPGPDEYLGCCPALQRLHLQKCQLRDKNSLRALFMLCGAVREMVFQDCWGLDNDMFIFASTCRRVEFLSLDGCSLLTTEGLASVILSWKELRRLRVVSCKNIKDSEISPSLSTLFSVFKELKWRPDTKSLLPSSLVGTGMGKKGGKFFKRM from the exons ATGCAGCTACAGTCCCTCTCTTCCCACACCATCAATTCCCCCCAAATCTCCAAAACCCTAACCCCCAGTGTATCCAAATCAGATCCCACCCTCCTCCTCCCCGACCCACTCCTCCTCAAAATCCTCGCCGAACTCCCTGATTCCCAGAGCAAACCCAACTCCCTCGTTTGCAAGCGCTGGCTTAACCTCCAAGGTCGCCTTGTCCGCTCCCTGAAGCTCTTGGATTGGCATTTTCTCGAGTCGGGTCGCTTGGTTTTTCGGTTCCCAAATCTGACCCATGTAGATTTGGTTTCTGGGTGTTTGGTTTCGCCCCGAAATTCGGGTATTCTGTTGAGCCATAGAGTTGTTTCGGTTCATATCGGATCCACGTTCTCCAAGACATGGAAGGTATGCGAAGATAGTCTGTTGCCTGCTGAGGTTATTGATATGGGGCTAAACGTGTTGGCAAGTGGTTGCCCCAATTTGCGCAAACTCGCGGTGATTGGCGCTAGTGAAGTGGGGCTGTTGAATGTGGCTGAGGAGTGCTCGACACTTCAAGAGTTGGAGTTGCATAAGTGTGGTGATGATGCATTGCGCAGCATTGCCGCGTGTACGAATTTGCAAGTCTTGAAGCTGGTTGGCAATGTGGATGGGTTTTTTAGTTCCATGCTTTCGGATATTGGGTTAACAATATTGGCACGAGGGTGTAAGAGGTTGGTGACGCTCGAGCTTCATGGTTGTGAGGGGAGTTTTGATGGGATTAAGGCAATTGGGCAGTGTTGCCTAATGTTAGAGGAATTGACGATTTGTGATCATAGGATGGACAGTGGGTGGTTAGCGGGGCTCTCATATTGTGAAAATCTCAAGACTTTAAAATTTCAGTCCTGTAAAGGGATCGATCCCAGTCCGGGGCCAGACGAGTATTTGGGCTGTTGCCCGGCTCTACAACGGTTACATTTGCAGAAGTGTCAGTTGCGGGATAAGAATAGCCTGCGAGCGCTGTTTATGTTGTGTGGGGCTGTGAGGGAGATGGTTTTTCAGGACTGTTGGGGCTTGGATAACGACATGTTCATCTTCGCTAGTACTTGCAG GAGGGTAGAGTTCCTATCTTTGGACGGATGCTCATTGCTGACAACCGAAGGTCTGGCCTCTGTAATTCTTTCCTGGAAAGAACTTCGAAGACTTAGAGTCGTCTCCTGCAAGAATATAAAGGATAGTGAAATTTCTCCTTCACTCTCTACcctgttttctgtttttaaagAGTTGAAATGGAGGCCAGATACGAAGTCCCTTCTTCCATCGAGTCTTGTGGGGACCGGCATGGGAAAGAAAGGTGGTAAATTTTTCAAGAGGATGTGA
- the LOC121249208 gene encoding pentatricopeptide repeat-containing protein At2g03380, mitochondrial-like gives MQLFISRFRSLVHSNNPILSTTAQTKFFLNTSGVEQLSQSRFIAEKFASFLDNCSDIFYLRKLHACIFAHGLGDSIFLGSKLLSCYAKFDHLADSRWVFDRIVINNLSLWNSILVGYFRTGHFDEVLRRYSNLRQWNIGLDSSAITFSLKSCIELGSSEFGRGVHVDAFKFGLNADRFVGSSLIGLYCKHGDIEDASRVFDEITDKDVVAYTSMITGYAQCSDPRGFEPFWVARCMQKQQLDPNRVTLVSLLKAAALLEALEEGRSIHAYAIRRSIGCSDEVFETSLMDMYIKCGAPRTAACIFGKMEVRTVGSWNAMIAGHLQMEQPLVGFNLFCQMVEENLLPDLITLANGILCCANLKYLHQGKSIHGYIIRTGIHLDLVAITALVDLYSKCNNLIQARELFDSMEKRDAVLYNVMMAGYLQNKLACEAIRTFIEMVGTGIKPNISSILGVLSASSDLKEIKRGRCIHGYIFRHGFDWSTEIVNQIISMYAKCGLMVSARQVFNRIKYKDLVSWTSMMMGYIIHGHADEAIILFRMMQREKLEHDSVTVISLLQAFSQLSSVSLATEVHCHLYRVHMDREIPVINSLITTYAKCGSLDMARDVFEHMSERCLTSWNTMIAAYAMHGNCVEVLKLFDRMKEEKVKPDKVSFTSILTACSHSGLVEVGLQVFRSMTEEYNMVPCEVHYSCMVDLLSRAGRLEEASEMVKCLPSRKSTSALGALLAACRVHRNTEMGEVIGRQLLELEPENSSSYSLVSNLYAESGQWDEVVRIRTIAEDKGLKKIPGHSLIEIAR, from the coding sequence ATGCAACTTTTCATCTCTAGGTTTCGTTCACTAGTCCATAGCAACAACCCGATACTATCTACCACAGCTCAAACCAAATTTTTCTTGAACACAAGTGGCGTAGAGCAACTCTCTCAATCTCGGTTCATAGCTGAGAAATTTGCTTCATTCTTGGATAATTGTTCGGATATTTTCTATCTGAGAAAACTCCATGCTTGCATTTTCGCTCATGGGCTTGGAGACAGTATTTTTTTGGGCTCTAAGCTCCTGAGTTGCTACGCAAAGTTTGATCATTTAGCTGACTCCAGATGGGTATTTGATAGAATTGTAATCAATAATCTGTCTCTCTGGAATTCAATTCTTGTTGGGTATTTTCGGACAGGTCACTTTGATGAAGTTCTTAGACGGTATTCAAATTTGAGACAATGGAATATTGGTTTAGATAGTTCGGCCATTACATTTagtttgaaaagttgtattgaGCTGGGAAGTTCGGAATTTGGTAGAGGGGTTCATGTCGATGCTTTCAAGTTTGGGTTAAATGCAGATAGGTTCGTAGGTTCGTCGCTTATTGGGTTGTATTGTAAACATGGAGATATTGAAGATGCATCTAGAGTGTTTGATGAAATAACTGACAAAGATGTTGTGGCTTATACATCAATGATCACTGGGTATGCTCAGTGCAGTGATCCCCGTGGATTTGAGCCTTTCTGGGTAGCTCGTTGCATGCAGAAGCAACAATTAGATCCTAATCGGGTGACTTTGGTGAGCTTACTTAAAGCTGCGGCGCTATTAGAAGCTCTAGAAGAGGGTCGTTCTATCCATGCTTATGCTATAAGAAGAAGCATTGGTTGTTCTGATGAAGTCTTTGAAACTAGTCTTATGGACATGTATATCAAATGTGGGGCCCCAAGAACAGCGGCATGCATCTTTGGAAAAATGGAGGTTAGAACAGTCGGTTCTTGGAATGCAATGATTGCTGGTCATCTGCAAATGGAGCAGCCCTTGGTAGGTTTCAACCTTTTCTGTCAAATGGTGGAAGAAAACCTCCTACCTGATTTGATAACTTTAGCAAATGGGATTTTGTGTTGTGCTAACTTGAAGTATTTGCATCAAGGAAAGAGCATTCATGGATACATAATTCGTACAGGAATTCACCTGGATTTGGTTGCTATCACTGCCTTGGTTGATCTGTATTCTAAATGCAACAACTTAATCCAAGCCAGAGAATTGTTTGACAGCATGGAGAAAAGGGATGCTGTTTTATATAATGTGATGATGGCCGGTTATCTCCAAAATAAGTTAGCTTGTGAAGCTATAAGGACTTTTATTGAAATGGTTGGAACAGGTATTAAACCAAATATAAGTTCCATTCTGGGTGTACTTTCTGCGTCCTCTGATCTGAAAGAAATAAAACGAGGCAGGTGTATCCATGGATACATCTTTAGACATGGGTTTGACTGGAGCACTGAAATTGTCAACCAAATCATCTCTATGTATGCAAAATGTGGTCTTATGGTCTCTGCGAGGCAAGTCTTTAACAGGATAAAATATAAGGACCTGGTCTCTTGGACTTCAATGATGATGGGTTATATTATTCATGGGCATGCAGATGAAGCCATTATCTTGTTCCGGATGATGCAAAGAGAAAAACTAGAACATGACTCAGTCACCGTAATTAGTCTGCTTCAGGCATTTTCTCAGCTTTCATCTGTAAGTTTAGCAACGGAAGTTCATTGTCACTTGTATCGAGTTCACATGGACAGAGAGATACCTGTAATCAATTCTCTGATCACTACTTATGCCAAGTGTGGTAGCTTAGATATGGCCAGAGATGTGTTTGAGCACATGAGTGAGCGGTGTTTGACATCATGGAACACAATGATAGCCGCTTATGCTATGCACGGGAACTGTGTGGAGGTGCTAAAACTATTTGATcgaatgaaagaagaaaaggtCAAGCCCGACAAGGTATCCTTTACGTCAATACTCACTGCTTGCAGTCATTCAGGCCTGGTGGAAGTTGGTCTGCAAGTTTTCAGGTCCATGACCGAAGAATATAATATGGTTCCATGTGAAGTACATTACAGTTGTATGGTAGACTTATTGAGCCGTGCAGGACGGCTTGAAGAAGCATCTGAAATGGTTAAGTGCCTGCCATCAAGAAAAAGTACTTCGGCACTTGGTGCTTTGCTTGCTGCTTGTAGAGTACATAGAAATACAGAAATGGGGGAGGTTATAGGGAGGCAACTGTTGGAACTGGAACCTGAGAATTCAAGCTCTTATTCTTTGGTGTCTAATTTATATGCAGAAAGTGGACAGTGGGATGAAGTAGTCAGAATAAGAACCATTGCAGAGGATAAAGGCTTGAAAAAGATACCTGGGCATAGTCTGATTGAGATAGCTAGATAA
- the LOC121248310 gene encoding F-box protein At5g07670-like isoform X2, whose product MQLQSLSSHTINSPQISKTLTPSVSKSDPTLLLPDPLLLKILAELPDSQSKPNSLVCKRWLNLQGRLVRSLKLLDWHFLESGRLVFRFPNLTHVDLVSGCLVSPRNSGILLSHRVVSVHIGSTFSKTWKVCEDSLLPAEVIDMGLNVLASGCPNLRKLAVIGASEVGLLNVAEECSTLQELELHKCGDDALRSIAACTNLQVLKLVGNVDGFFSSMLSDIGLTILARGCKRLVTLELHGCEGSFDGIKAIGQCCLMLEELTICDHRMDSGWLAGLSYCENLKTLKFQSCKGIDPSPGPDEYLGCCPALQRLHLQKCQLRDKNSLRALFMLCGAVREMVFQDCWGLDNDMFIFASTCREMFFDRKINGSCFF is encoded by the exons ATGCAGCTACAGTCCCTCTCTTCCCACACCATCAATTCCCCCCAAATCTCCAAAACCCTAACCCCCAGTGTATCCAAATCAGATCCCACCCTCCTCCTCCCCGACCCACTCCTCCTCAAAATCCTCGCCGAACTCCCTGATTCCCAGAGCAAACCCAACTCCCTCGTTTGCAAGCGCTGGCTTAACCTCCAAGGTCGCCTTGTCCGCTCCCTGAAGCTCTTGGATTGGCATTTTCTCGAGTCGGGTCGCTTGGTTTTTCGGTTCCCAAATCTGACCCATGTAGATTTGGTTTCTGGGTGTTTGGTTTCGCCCCGAAATTCGGGTATTCTGTTGAGCCATAGAGTTGTTTCGGTTCATATCGGATCCACGTTCTCCAAGACATGGAAGGTATGCGAAGATAGTCTGTTGCCTGCTGAGGTTATTGATATGGGGCTAAACGTGTTGGCAAGTGGTTGCCCCAATTTGCGCAAACTCGCGGTGATTGGCGCTAGTGAAGTGGGGCTGTTGAATGTGGCTGAGGAGTGCTCGACACTTCAAGAGTTGGAGTTGCATAAGTGTGGTGATGATGCATTGCGCAGCATTGCCGCGTGTACGAATTTGCAAGTCTTGAAGCTGGTTGGCAATGTGGATGGGTTTTTTAGTTCCATGCTTTCGGATATTGGGTTAACAATATTGGCACGAGGGTGTAAGAGGTTGGTGACGCTCGAGCTTCATGGTTGTGAGGGGAGTTTTGATGGGATTAAGGCAATTGGGCAGTGTTGCCTAATGTTAGAGGAATTGACGATTTGTGATCATAGGATGGACAGTGGGTGGTTAGCGGGGCTCTCATATTGTGAAAATCTCAAGACTTTAAAATTTCAGTCCTGTAAAGGGATCGATCCCAGTCCGGGGCCAGACGAGTATTTGGGCTGTTGCCCGGCTCTACAACGGTTACATTTGCAGAAGTGTCAGTTGCGGGATAAGAATAGCCTGCGAGCGCTGTTTATGTTGTGTGGGGCTGTGAGGGAGATGGTTTTTCAGGACTGTTGGGGCTTGGATAACGACATGTTCATCTTCGCTAGTACTTGCAG GGAAATGTTCTTTGATAGGAAGATTAATGGGTCTTGCTTTTTCTAA